One genomic region from Microcystis panniformis FACHB-1757 encodes:
- a CDS encoding adenylate kinase — translation MSKRIGVIFLGPPGSGKGTQAAKLAESLTIPHISTGEILRQAITEKTELGQQAQAYVEKGELVPDELLLGLIQERLKQPDSAKGWILDGFPRTVAQASFLDALLEELADSYTFVVNLAVPDTVLIERLMQRGRQDDTQETIARRLQVYIDQTAPVLDYYGQKGTLNHIDGNQPLDAVTAALTAVVTPG, via the coding sequence ATGAGCAAACGGATCGGTGTGATATTTTTGGGACCGCCCGGATCGGGAAAAGGAACCCAAGCGGCAAAATTAGCGGAATCTCTGACGATTCCCCATATTTCTACCGGTGAAATTTTACGTCAAGCAATTACAGAGAAGACAGAACTTGGTCAGCAAGCACAAGCTTATGTGGAAAAGGGCGAATTAGTCCCCGATGAGTTGTTGTTAGGTTTAATTCAGGAACGTTTAAAACAGCCTGACAGTGCTAAGGGTTGGATTCTTGATGGTTTTCCCCGCACGGTGGCACAGGCGAGCTTTTTAGACGCATTACTGGAAGAATTGGCCGATAGTTACACATTTGTGGTCAATTTGGCTGTACCAGATACGGTCTTAATTGAGCGTCTGATGCAACGGGGTCGTCAAGATGATACTCAAGAAACGATCGCCCGTCGCCTACAGGTTTATATCGACCAAACTGCCCCCGTTTTAGATTATTACGGTCAAAAAGGGACTCTTAACCATATCGACGGTAATCAACCGCTGGACGCGGTTACGGCGGCTTTAACAGCAGTTGTCACTCCTGGGTAA
- a CDS encoding discoidin domain-containing protein produces MKLAIKPLVLSTASLGLIFGVAQNAQAALITGVTASTDMGVINPADVNIADTVNGRGLPGNTPSLTGNHATAIGGNAWLSAPNIVTGNVTFNLNGSYSLAGFSFWNFNRDIFTGGIKGVTVQSSTDGTTFTTVAGAPTQFAIAANAPIAPEVISFSPVTASFVRFVVASNWGFSSSGFSEVQFDGTPTPVPEPSSLLALLAFGLAGVGFRKRM; encoded by the coding sequence ATGAAACTCGCCATTAAGCCCCTTGTTTTATCCACTGCCAGTTTAGGGTTAATATTTGGGGTGGCACAAAACGCCCAAGCCGCTCTGATTACTGGAGTTACTGCTTCCACCGATATGGGTGTTATTAATCCTGCTGATGTTAATATAGCCGATACTGTCAATGGAAGAGGGTTGCCAGGTAATACACCAAGTCTGACGGGGAATCATGCTACGGCAATTGGAGGTAATGCTTGGCTGTCAGCGCCGAACATTGTCACTGGTAATGTCACTTTCAATCTCAATGGCAGCTATAGCCTCGCTGGTTTTAGCTTCTGGAACTTCAATCGGGACATCTTCACTGGGGGAATTAAGGGCGTAACTGTTCAATCCTCCACCGATGGTACGACTTTCACTACTGTAGCGGGCGCTCCTACTCAGTTTGCTATCGCAGCTAACGCTCCTATAGCTCCAGAAGTGATCAGCTTTTCTCCGGTTACTGCGTCCTTTGTCCGATTTGTTGTTGCTAGTAACTGGGGATTCTCTTCTAGCGGCTTCTCTGAGGTTCAATTTGATGGAACTCCCACTCCCGTCCCTGAACCTTCTTCCTTGCTTGCTCTGTTAGCCTTTGGTTTAGCGGGTGTTGGTTTCAGAAAAAGAATGTAA
- a CDS encoding DUF1622 domain-containing protein yields MEFLATLETGLISAVAIIKFCLESLSIACVVIGLIKTLQLAWQSNRHRRSRPSFSFNQFRIRFGTWLSLALEFQLGGDIVATTVTPTLEALAKLALIAIIENLG; encoded by the coding sequence ATGGAATTTTTAGCAACTTTAGAAACAGGCTTGATCTCTGCTGTGGCAATCATCAAGTTTTGCCTAGAAAGTCTTTCAATCGCTTGTGTGGTAATCGGACTCATTAAAACTCTACAATTAGCTTGGCAGTCTAATCGTCACCGTCGCAGTCGTCCTTCTTTTTCCTTCAATCAATTTCGCATTCGTTTTGGTACTTGGCTATCTTTAGCCCTAGAGTTTCAGTTAGGTGGAGACATCGTGGCTACCACTGTCACACCTACTCTAGAAGCCTTGGCAAAACTCGCCCTCATCGCTATTATCGAAAATTTGGGTTAA
- a CDS encoding ATP-dependent Clp protease proteolytic subunit: protein MNSVIKAVQTAYYGDAAYRTPPPDLESLLLKERIVYLGLPLFSSDDVKRNVGVDVTELIIAQLLYLQFDDPEKPIFFYINSTGTSWYTGDAIGYETEAFAICDTLNYIKPPVHTICIGQAMGTAAMILSAGTRGFRASLPHATIVLNQNRTGAQGQATDIQIRAKEVIANKQTMLEIFSKNTGQTTEKLAKDMDRTFYLTPQQAKDYGLIDRVLESRKELPKPLAQVS, encoded by the coding sequence ATGAACTCAGTGATTAAAGCGGTACAAACTGCCTATTATGGGGATGCAGCCTATCGGACACCACCACCAGACTTGGAATCTCTCCTGCTCAAAGAGAGAATTGTCTATCTGGGGTTGCCCTTATTTTCCTCCGATGATGTCAAGCGCAATGTCGGGGTGGACGTGACGGAATTAATTATCGCGCAACTGCTTTACCTGCAATTTGACGATCCCGAAAAACCGATTTTCTTCTATATCAACTCTACCGGCACATCCTGGTACACCGGCGACGCGATCGGTTACGAAACGGAAGCTTTCGCCATCTGTGACACCCTCAACTACATTAAACCTCCCGTTCATACTATCTGTATCGGTCAGGCCATGGGAACGGCAGCGATGATTCTTTCCGCGGGAACCAGGGGTTTTCGCGCCTCCTTACCCCACGCTACCATCGTTCTCAACCAAAACCGCACTGGGGCGCAAGGACAAGCCACCGATATCCAGATTCGCGCCAAGGAGGTAATCGCCAACAAACAGACGATGTTGGAAATTTTCTCGAAAAATACGGGTCAAACCACCGAAAAACTGGCGAAAGATATGGATCGCACCTTCTATCTCACCCCACAACAGGCGAAAGACTACGGATTAATCGATCGCGTTCTCGAAAGTCGCAAGGAACTGCCGAAACCCCTCGCCCAAGTTAGTTAA
- a CDS encoding ATP-dependent Clp protease proteolytic subunit has product MPIGVPKVPYRLPGSQYEQWISIYSRLSVERILFLGQEVTDGLANALVAQMLYLDSEDPTKPIYLYINSPGGSVTAGMAIYDTMQYIKAEVVTICVGLAASMGAFLLASGSPGKRLALPHARIMIHQPMGGTGRRQATDIDIEAKEILRIRQQLNEIMANRTGQTIERIEKDTDRDYFLSAEEAVAYGLIDKVVEGRPA; this is encoded by the coding sequence ATGCCTATCGGTGTGCCAAAAGTTCCCTACCGTCTGCCGGGTAGCCAATACGAACAGTGGATTAGCATTTACAGCCGTCTTTCGGTGGAACGCATTCTTTTTTTAGGACAGGAAGTCACCGACGGGTTAGCCAATGCCCTTGTGGCCCAAATGCTTTATCTCGACTCAGAAGACCCCACCAAACCCATCTATCTCTATATCAACTCGCCAGGGGGTTCCGTTACCGCCGGTATGGCCATCTACGACACCATGCAGTACATCAAAGCGGAAGTGGTGACTATCTGTGTGGGATTAGCGGCCTCTATGGGGGCATTTTTACTGGCTTCTGGTAGTCCGGGTAAGCGTCTCGCTCTTCCCCACGCGCGGATTATGATTCACCAACCCATGGGCGGAACCGGGCGCCGGCAAGCGACGGATATCGACATTGAAGCTAAGGAAATCCTGCGTATTCGCCAGCAATTAAACGAAATTATGGCTAATCGCACCGGACAAACCATCGAACGTATCGAAAAAGACACGGACCGCGATTATTTCCTCTCCGCCGAGGAAGCTGTCGCCTACGGTTTAATTGATAAGGTGGTGGAGGGAAGACCGGCTTAA